A section of the Clostridium omnivorum genome encodes:
- a CDS encoding hydrogenase maturation protease, with protein MKTKVIAIGNPIMSDEGIAIKVAENLKSILRKNNIEVIMGETDVDYCFDNIKKDDFLFIIDATYYGIIPGSLTLIPLEKSIPYLSDTYSQHELSLINVLKKNGNVPPGYIIGIEVDEIKFDCNLSSSLTKKFDKICSKVQHIIVNNSPNA; from the coding sequence ATGAAAACTAAAGTAATAGCTATTGGGAATCCTATTATGAGTGATGAAGGCATAGCTATAAAGGTTGCAGAAAACTTAAAATCAATTCTAAGAAAAAATAACATAGAGGTTATAATGGGAGAAACTGATGTGGATTACTGCTTTGACAACATCAAAAAAGATGATTTTTTATTTATTATCGATGCAACCTATTATGGTATCATACCTGGTTCGCTTACACTGATACCTCTTGAAAAATCTATTCCTTACCTTAGTGACACTTACTCACAACACGAACTAAGCCTCATAAATGTACTAAAGAAAAATGGGAATGTGCCTCCAGGCTATATAATAGGTATAGAAGTTGATGAAATAAAATTCGATTGCAATTTAAGCTCCTCACTGACAAAAAAATTTGATAAGATATGCAGTAAAGTTCAACATATTATCGTAAATAATTCTCCCAATGCATAA
- a CDS encoding histidinol phosphate phosphatase, with product MFDCHMHANFSTDSRMRVEEILAKSEELNIGCIITEHIDFNFPRPGEFIFDIDDYFKTYNRYRGDKFLLGVELGMKDDCISDNKEVAERYPFDYIIGSIHMINNTDLYYEKLYNGRTKNQVYTEYFQCMLKNIKNHTFIDSLGHIDYIARYARYEDKELYYNEYSDLIDEVLKMVINSGIVLELNTKRLADKGSVDNLIEIYKRYRELGGLNVTIGSDAHNMNDIGKNLNVALKLAEVCELKPVYFRNRKAEYM from the coding sequence ATGTTTGACTGTCATATGCATGCTAATTTTTCTACAGATAGCAGGATGAGAGTAGAAGAAATTTTAGCAAAATCAGAAGAATTAAATATAGGGTGTATTATAACTGAACATATAGATTTTAATTTTCCAAGACCAGGTGAATTTATTTTTGATATAGATGATTATTTTAAAACTTATAATAGATATAGAGGGGATAAATTTCTTTTAGGTGTTGAACTTGGAATGAAAGATGATTGTATTTCAGATAACAAAGAAGTAGCTGAAAGGTATCCTTTTGATTATATAATTGGTTCAATTCACATGATTAATAATACTGATTTATATTATGAGAAACTATATAATGGACGTACTAAAAATCAAGTATATACAGAATATTTTCAATGCATGCTCAAGAATATAAAAAATCATACTTTTATAGACAGTCTAGGTCACATAGACTATATTGCTAGATATGCAAGATATGAAGATAAAGAGCTTTATTATAATGAATATAGTGATTTGATAGATGAAGTGCTTAAAATGGTAATCAATAGCGGCATCGTTTTGGAACTTAATACTAAAAGACTTGCTGACAAAGGTTCAGTAGATAACCTTATTGAAATTTACAAAAGATATAGAGAACTTGGGGGATTAAACGTTACAATTGGTTCCGATGCTCATAACATGAATGATATAGGTAAAAACCTTAATGTAGCTCTAAAGCTTGCGGAAGTATGTGAACTTAAGCCAGTATATTTTAGAAATAGAAAAGCAGAATATATGTAA
- a CDS encoding RrF2 family transcriptional regulator: MKLSTKGRYGIKAMVDLAIHYGMDPVSIKCISERQNISEYYLEQLFSPLRRANLIKSVRGAQGGYVLNRKPEEITIYELMEVLEGPVEISTCIDDKSCNNVDCCATRLLWAKIKESIDSVTKSTTLKDIVDDYYNMKITNSEGEKKHE, from the coding sequence ATGAAGCTATCTACCAAAGGAAGATATGGAATTAAAGCAATGGTGGATTTGGCTATTCACTATGGTATGGATCCTGTGTCTATAAAATGTATTTCAGAAAGGCAGAACATATCAGAATACTATTTAGAACAGCTATTTTCTCCATTAAGAAGAGCAAATCTTATAAAAAGTGTTAGAGGTGCTCAAGGAGGATATGTATTAAATAGAAAGCCTGAAGAAATAACTATATATGAATTAATGGAAGTATTGGAAGGCCCCGTAGAAATTTCTACATGCATTGATGACAAGAGCTGTAACAACGTTGATTGTTGTGCAACAAGACTTTTATGGGCAAAAATAAAAGAAAGCATTGATAGTGTTACAAAATCCACAACCCTAAAGGATATAGTGGATGATTATTATAACATGAAAATTACCAATAGCGAAGGAGAGAAAAAGCATGAATAA
- a CDS encoding AI-2E family transporter, with translation MKKKIIKYIILIAIFFTCGIVIYKSTIVKEVLYLIFMSFIIAYTIKPLQKLLIKRGINQRIAAALLLIVFVLCAVLILIVIIPSIFRESLNVNNSFIKLEHYFNEFYNKLKPLKNNKTLFVILENIYEKVNVQFVSMLNKFLDNAFSIGENLISLAVIPIVVYYFLADSDIIFNRLIVVFPCKSRSIIKKILCHIDKIMGRYIISQFLLCLLIGILTFFILIFLKVDFPIILSILNAAFNIIPYFGPLFGALPAVFMALLISPKTAIYASICLYFIQQIEGDIISPKITGDSVSMHPLLVIIILIIGGKIGGFIGMVLAVPIGVIIKIIYEDLNYYLF, from the coding sequence ATGAAAAAGAAAATCATTAAGTATATAATATTGATAGCTATATTTTTCACATGTGGTATTGTGATTTATAAAAGTACTATAGTTAAGGAAGTACTATATCTTATTTTTATGTCTTTTATTATAGCGTATACAATTAAACCCCTACAAAAGCTATTAATTAAAAGGGGAATTAACCAGAGAATTGCTGCGGCTTTGCTTCTCATAGTCTTTGTGTTATGCGCTGTTTTAATTTTGATAGTTATAATTCCATCTATTTTTAGAGAGAGCTTAAATGTAAATAATTCATTTATAAAACTTGAGCATTATTTTAATGAGTTTTACAATAAGTTAAAACCTTTGAAAAATAATAAAACTCTATTTGTGATTCTAGAAAATATATATGAAAAAGTAAATGTACAATTTGTTTCTATGCTAAATAAGTTTCTGGATAATGCTTTTTCTATAGGGGAGAATCTTATATCTCTCGCAGTAATTCCTATTGTGGTTTACTACTTTCTTGCAGATAGTGATATTATATTTAATAGACTAATTGTAGTTTTTCCATGTAAGAGCAGGAGTATAATAAAAAAAATACTATGCCATATAGATAAGATTATGGGAAGATATATTATAAGCCAATTTTTACTTTGTCTTTTAATTGGAATACTTACATTTTTTATATTGATTTTTTTAAAAGTTGATTTTCCGATAATATTATCCATATTAAATGCTGCTTTTAATATAATTCCTTATTTTGGACCGCTTTTTGGAGCACTTCCGGCAGTTTTTATGGCACTTCTAATTTCTCCAAAAACTGCAATTTACGCTTCAATATGTTTATATTTTATTCAGCAGATAGAAGGTGACATAATATCACCAAAAATTACAGGAGATAGCGTAAGTATGCACCCCCTATTAGTTATTATTATACTTATTATTGGAGGCAAGATAGGTGGATTTATTGGAATGGTATTAGCGGTTCCTATAGGAGTAATTATTAAAATAATATACGAGGATTTAAACTACTATTTATTTTAA
- a CDS encoding tocopherol cyclase family protein, which produces MKALINPDSYHGNNKRINFFEGWYFKLVDSSKKNVYAFIPGIFLGKNTSQSHSFIQILTASTASYNYLKYSTVNFKSSKNELETSVGENSFSLNGLSLNIKDINLNISGNITFKNVLKWPDSLINPGSMGYYNYLKFMQCFSQVCAIDMDLSGALNINGQCIDFNGGKGYIEKNWGKSFPHSWIWVQCNNFNNTRAALSCSIGHIPFLFGSFRGFLIGFRVNDSFIKFTTLNRSILNISRKNNDVLIQVENNEYKLKIETYTNKRDFILCNGPRDDKMIPLVEENLLANIVVELIDKKTNRPVLIDNGSCAGIEYGGDQMWIINK; this is translated from the coding sequence ATGAAAGCATTAATAAATCCTGATTCTTACCATGGAAATAATAAAAGAATAAACTTTTTTGAGGGCTGGTATTTTAAACTAGTAGATTCTTCTAAAAAAAACGTTTATGCATTTATTCCAGGAATATTTTTAGGCAAAAATACGTCACAATCCCACAGCTTTATTCAAATTCTAACCGCTTCTACTGCTTCCTATAACTATTTAAAATACTCTACTGTAAATTTTAAAAGTTCAAAAAATGAGTTAGAAACAAGTGTGGGAGAGAATAGCTTTTCCTTAAATGGATTGTCGTTAAATATCAAAGACATAAATCTTAATATAAGTGGTAATATAACTTTTAAAAATGTATTAAAATGGCCTGATTCCTTGATTAACCCCGGAAGTATGGGCTATTACAATTATCTAAAGTTCATGCAGTGCTTTAGTCAAGTATGTGCAATTGATATGGATTTATCGGGAGCTTTGAATATCAATGGCCAATGTATTGATTTTAATGGTGGAAAAGGTTATATCGAAAAAAATTGGGGAAAGTCCTTCCCTCATTCTTGGATATGGGTTCAATGCAATAATTTTAATAATACTAGGGCTGCACTCAGCTGCTCAATAGGTCATATTCCATTTCTTTTCGGAAGCTTTAGAGGCTTTCTTATTGGTTTTAGGGTAAATGATAGTTTCATAAAATTTACTACTTTAAATAGAAGCATACTTAATATATCAAGAAAAAATAATGATGTATTAATTCAGGTTGAAAACAATGAATATAAGCTTAAAATTGAAACATATACGAATAAAAGGGATTTTATACTCTGTAACGGTCCTAGAGATGATAAAATGATTCCTTTAGTTGAAGAAAATTTGCTTGCCAATATTGTAGTAGAACTAATAGACAAAAAAACTAACCGCCCAGTACTTATAGATAATGGCAGCTGTGCGGGAATAGAATATGGTGGCGATCAAATGTGGATTATCAATAAATAA
- the nifU gene encoding Fe-S cluster assembly scaffold protein NifU gives MQYSEKVMDHFMNPRNVGEIEDANGIGEVGNAKCGDIMKIYLKVEDNIIKDAKFKTFGCGSAIASSSMATELIIGKSLEEAWELTNKAVAEALDGLPPVKMHCSVLAEEAIHKAINEYRISQGLEPWDYEEHDDIHDQVHGE, from the coding sequence ATGCAATATAGCGAAAAGGTTATGGATCATTTCATGAATCCTAGAAATGTAGGAGAAATAGAAGATGCAAATGGCATTGGTGAAGTAGGTAATGCTAAATGCGGAGATATAATGAAAATATACTTAAAAGTTGAAGATAATATAATTAAAGATGCAAAGTTTAAAACTTTTGGTTGTGGTTCTGCCATAGCTTCCTCAAGTATGGCTACAGAGCTTATTATTGGCAAGTCTCTTGAAGAAGCTTGGGAATTAACAAACAAGGCTGTTGCAGAAGCGTTAGATGGTCTTCCACCAGTTAAAATGCACTGTTCAGTTTTAGCTGAAGAAGCAATCCATAAAGCAATTAATGAATACAGAATATCTCAAGGTTTAGAACCATGGGATTATGAAGAACACGATGATATACATGATCAAGTACACGGAGAATAA
- a CDS encoding PRC-barrel domain-containing protein, translating into MEKIILIVTKYINNEMNSMYRSKDFILMDVVDIKGKKIGFVKDIIINFNSAEVEGFIVSSYKFFKNTVNVYVEDIISYSNIMVVKKTCENKVLKFSDIKNIDIIDRDAAVLGMLEDILFDKASFEIKAIIVSTGLLQNLISGKKVFLMKELLLGEEGILKINPVSNMEFSSVPHRLLMEVDCNEKENH; encoded by the coding sequence TTGGAAAAGATAATCTTAATTGTTACTAAATATATAAATAATGAGATGAATAGTATGTATAGAAGCAAGGATTTTATCTTAATGGATGTAGTTGATATAAAAGGAAAGAAAATAGGATTTGTCAAGGATATAATCATCAATTTTAATAGTGCAGAAGTTGAAGGGTTTATTGTTTCATCATATAAGTTTTTTAAAAACACTGTAAATGTTTATGTTGAGGATATCATTTCCTACAGTAATATCATGGTAGTAAAAAAAACTTGTGAAAACAAAGTACTTAAATTTTCTGACATAAAAAACATTGACATTATTGATAGAGATGCTGCTGTACTCGGAATGTTAGAGGATATATTATTTGATAAAGCAAGCTTTGAAATAAAGGCAATAATAGTATCTACAGGGCTTCTACAAAATTTAATTTCTGGAAAAAAGGTTTTTCTCATGAAGGAATTATTACTTGGAGAAGAAGGTATACTTAAAATTAATCCTGTATCAAATATGGAATTCTCTAGCGTACCACATAGATTATTGATGGAAGTTGATTGCAATGAAAAAGAAAATCATTAA
- a CDS encoding replication-associated recombination protein A — MDLFTMAMNKSSGNKPLAERMRPRNLDEFYGQKHIVGKGKLLRRLIENDSLTSIILYGPPGVGKTTLASIISKETKCEFVKLNATSIGVKEIREYIEKAEDNLKFYGKKSIFFIDEIHALKKGAQQDSLLDAMEKGIIILIGATTENPYFDLNGAILSRAKVFQMEPLTENDIVLILENILKDSERGYGGLKINIEKAALQCIAELCGGDARTAINALELAVLSTHKNSEGIIIIEKERVLEALQKPAVNYDATGDNHYDIISAFIKSIRGSNADAALYWFGRMVAGGEDPKFIVRRLIVHASEDIGMADPNAMLIAQAASNALMMVGMPEASIPIAQAIIYLAKAPKSNSVCTAVFKAIEDAKYNQYRVPPHLRDTHYKGAQALGNVGYKYPHDYPGHFVEQEYFPKEMGKKTYYNED; from the coding sequence ATGGATTTATTTACTATGGCTATGAATAAAAGTTCTGGTAATAAGCCTCTTGCTGAAAGGATGAGACCAAGAAATTTAGATGAATTTTATGGTCAAAAACATATAGTTGGTAAGGGAAAACTCCTTAGAAGACTGATTGAAAATGATAGCTTAACATCAATAATTCTCTATGGACCTCCTGGAGTTGGAAAGACAACTTTAGCATCTATAATATCAAAAGAAACGAAGTGTGAATTTGTAAAATTAAATGCAACTTCTATTGGTGTAAAAGAGATTAGAGAATATATAGAAAAAGCAGAAGATAATTTAAAATTTTATGGTAAGAAATCTATATTCTTTATAGATGAAATACATGCTTTGAAAAAAGGTGCTCAACAGGATTCTCTGCTAGATGCCATGGAAAAAGGTATTATAATACTAATAGGTGCAACCACAGAAAATCCATACTTTGATTTAAATGGTGCAATTTTAAGCAGAGCAAAAGTATTTCAAATGGAACCTTTAACAGAAAATGATATAGTTCTCATACTTGAGAATATATTAAAGGATAGTGAAAGAGGTTATGGTGGATTAAAAATTAATATAGAAAAAGCAGCACTTCAATGTATAGCTGAATTATGCGGTGGCGATGCTAGAACTGCAATAAATGCTCTAGAACTAGCAGTACTTTCAACCCATAAGAATAGTGAGGGTATTATTATTATAGAAAAAGAAAGGGTATTGGAAGCTCTTCAAAAGCCAGCTGTAAATTATGATGCAACAGGGGATAATCATTACGATATTATTTCTGCTTTTATTAAAAGTATACGAGGTTCAAACGCTGATGCAGCTTTATACTGGTTTGGAAGAATGGTTGCTGGTGGTGAAGATCCTAAATTTATAGTTAGAAGGCTTATTGTTCATGCTTCAGAGGATATTGGAATGGCAGACCCTAACGCAATGCTTATTGCTCAGGCAGCAAGTAATGCCCTTATGATGGTGGGTATGCCAGAAGCTTCAATACCAATTGCCCAAGCTATAATTTATCTTGCAAAAGCTCCAAAATCCAATTCAGTTTGTACTGCAGTATTTAAAGCAATTGAGGATGCAAAGTATAATCAATACAGAGTACCTCCACATTTAAGAGACACCCACTATAAAGGAGCACAGGCCTTAGGAAATGTTGGATACAAATACCCACATGACTACCCAGGACACTTTGTAGAGCAAGAATATTTTCCTAAAGAAATGGGAAAGAAGACTTATTATAATGAAGATTAA
- the nifS gene encoding cysteine desulfurase NifS, translating into MNKPIYMDYAATTYVKPEVLDEMIPYFTEHFGNPSSIYSLSRETKKAIDKARDRVAKAINADSNEIYFTGGGSEADNWALKGIAFAHKNKGNHIITTTIEHHAILHACEYLEKNGFEITYLPVDEYGFIKIEDLEKAISDKTILVSIMFANNEIGTIQPINEIGKLCREKKVLFHTDAVQAVGNVNIDVKEMNIDLLSMAAHKIYGPKGTGALYIKKGVKIDNLVHGGGQERSKRAGTENVAGIVGLGKAIELASENMEAHSKKLTELRDRLIEGLLKIPYSRLNGPVGEKRLPGNANICFRFIEGEAILLLLDHMGICASSGSACTSGSLDPSHVLLAIGLPHEIAHGSLRLSMGDGTTVEDVDYVIETVEKVVSRLRDMSPLWDDFIKKGDK; encoded by the coding sequence ATGAATAAACCAATATACATGGATTATGCTGCTACCACTTACGTTAAGCCAGAGGTTCTTGATGAGATGATTCCTTATTTTACAGAGCATTTTGGAAATCCATCCTCAATTTACTCATTATCAAGAGAAACAAAAAAGGCAATAGATAAGGCAAGGGATAGAGTAGCAAAAGCTATAAATGCAGATAGTAACGAAATATACTTTACTGGCGGTGGATCTGAAGCAGATAACTGGGCATTAAAGGGAATAGCATTTGCACACAAGAATAAAGGAAATCATATTATTACTACAACAATAGAACATCATGCCATACTTCATGCTTGTGAATATCTTGAAAAAAATGGATTTGAAATTACATATTTACCAGTAGACGAGTATGGATTTATAAAAATAGAGGATTTAGAAAAAGCAATATCTGATAAAACTATTTTAGTTTCAATTATGTTTGCTAATAATGAAATAGGAACAATCCAGCCTATAAACGAAATAGGAAAACTATGTAGAGAAAAAAAGGTTTTATTTCACACAGATGCAGTGCAAGCAGTTGGAAATGTAAATATTGATGTAAAAGAAATGAACATTGACTTGTTATCTATGGCTGCTCACAAGATTTATGGACCTAAAGGTACAGGTGCTCTTTATATTAAAAAGGGTGTAAAAATAGATAATCTTGTACATGGTGGCGGTCAGGAAAGATCTAAAAGAGCTGGTACTGAAAATGTAGCTGGAATAGTTGGACTTGGAAAAGCAATAGAGCTTGCTTCGGAAAATATGGAAGCTCATTCAAAGAAGCTTACAGAGCTAAGAGATAGACTCATAGAAGGGCTTTTAAAAATTCCTTATTCAAGATTAAATGGACCCGTAGGTGAAAAAAGATTACCAGGTAATGCAAATATCTGCTTTAGATTTATAGAAGGAGAAGCTATATTATTGTTATTGGATCATATGGGAATATGTGCTTCAAGTGGTAGTGCTTGCACATCTGGTTCGTTAGATCCCTCACATGTACTTTTAGCTATAGGACTTCCTCATGAAATAGCTCATGGTTCTTTAAGGCTTAGTATGGGAGACGGAACAACTGTGGAAGATGTAGATTATGTTATTGAAACAGTTGAAAAAGTAGTTTCTAGACTTAGAGATATGTCACCTCTATGGGATGACTTTATTAAGAAAGGGGATAAATAA